A stretch of Lentibacillus sp. JNUCC-1 DNA encodes these proteins:
- a CDS encoding BrxA/BrxB family bacilliredoxin: MDFNLFMNDVVDVARTDIKEAGYEELTTPEEVDTALSREGTTLVMVNSVCGCAGGVARPAAANAIHYDKRPDHLVTVFAGQDREATEEARTYFKGFPPSSPSFAFLKDGEIVTMIERHDIEGFTAMDVVGKLQNLFDEYCEEV, from the coding sequence TTGGATTTCAATCTATTTATGAACGACGTTGTAGATGTGGCACGTACAGATATAAAAGAGGCAGGATATGAAGAATTAACGACACCCGAAGAAGTGGATACGGCTCTTTCCAGAGAAGGCACCACACTGGTAATGGTTAATTCCGTATGCGGATGTGCTGGGGGTGTAGCACGTCCAGCGGCAGCAAATGCCATACATTATGACAAGCGCCCGGATCATTTGGTGACCGTTTTTGCTGGTCAGGACCGGGAAGCGACTGAAGAAGCCAGAACCTACTTTAAAGGGTTTCCACCTTCTTCACCTTCATTTGCCTTTTTGAAAGACGGCGAAATCGTAACGATGATCGAACGTCATGACATTGAAGGATTTACGGCTATGGACGTCGTTGGCAAGTTGCAAAACCTGTTTGATGAATATTGTGAAGAAGTTTAA
- a CDS encoding dihydrolipoamide acetyltransferase family protein, with protein MTIEKINMPQLGESVTEGTISTWLVKEGDHVNKYDPIAEVMTDKVNAEVPSSFSGVIKDIIAQEGDTLEVGSLMCHIEIEGAAERPEESDSDSQSKSNQEGSAEPSDQSSDQSMKKRYSPAVLRLSQEHGINLEEVSGTGRGGRITRKDIEAVIAQGGKASADTQKQEVKPEQEMPSASTESAPKPTAVPVDSQAGDVEIPVKGVRKMIADNMVKSKTEIPHAWMTVEVDVTNLVALRNQVKNEFKQNEGYSLTYFAFFVKAVAQALKEYPILNSTWAGDRIIKKKDINISIAVAKDDELFVPVIKQADELTVKGIARNIYELAQKARNGKLTAEDMQGGTFTVNNTGSFGSVSSMGVINHPQAAILQVESIVKRPVIINDMFAARDMVNLSLSLDHRVLDGLVCGRFLNRVKNILEEMNAQTTSIY; from the coding sequence ATGACCATTGAAAAAATAAATATGCCTCAGCTTGGAGAAAGTGTTACAGAAGGCACGATTAGCACATGGCTCGTTAAGGAAGGTGACCATGTCAATAAATATGATCCCATTGCAGAAGTCATGACGGACAAAGTCAATGCAGAAGTACCGTCATCCTTCAGTGGTGTGATCAAAGATATTATCGCGCAGGAAGGCGACACGCTTGAAGTCGGATCGTTGATGTGCCACATCGAGATTGAAGGCGCTGCGGAGCGTCCGGAAGAATCTGACTCAGATAGTCAATCCAAGTCAAATCAAGAAGGTTCGGCTGAGCCATCGGATCAATCTTCTGATCAATCCATGAAAAAACGCTATTCACCGGCAGTTCTGAGATTATCTCAGGAACACGGCATTAATCTTGAAGAAGTTAGCGGAACTGGGCGTGGCGGCCGAATTACACGTAAGGATATTGAGGCTGTCATCGCTCAGGGTGGGAAAGCCTCTGCCGATACACAGAAACAAGAGGTCAAACCAGAGCAGGAAATGCCTTCTGCATCAACAGAATCCGCTCCCAAGCCGACGGCAGTTCCGGTGGATTCACAGGCCGGTGACGTTGAGATTCCTGTTAAAGGTGTTCGTAAGATGATTGCGGATAACATGGTTAAGTCCAAAACAGAGATCCCTCATGCTTGGATGACGGTGGAAGTCGATGTAACGAACCTGGTCGCATTACGCAACCAGGTGAAAAATGAATTCAAGCAAAATGAAGGGTATTCGCTGACATATTTTGCATTCTTTGTGAAAGCTGTTGCCCAAGCTTTGAAAGAATACCCAATTTTGAACAGCACATGGGCTGGAGACCGGATTATCAAGAAAAAAGATATCAATATCTCCATCGCTGTTGCCAAAGATGATGAATTGTTTGTCCCGGTTATTAAACAAGCTGATGAACTGACAGTTAAAGGCATCGCTAGAAACATTTACGAGCTTGCTCAAAAAGCGCGCAACGGTAAATTAACAGCAGAAGATATGCAGGGTGGCACGTTTACAGTAAATAACACAGGCTCTTTCGGCTCTGTTTCTTCCATGGGTGTCATTAATCACCCTCAGGCAGCCATTTTGCAAGTTGAATCTATTGTAAAGCGTCCTGTTATTATTAATGATATGTTTGCGGCCCGTGACATGGTTAACCTTTCATTGTCGCTGGACCACCGTGTGCTGGACGGACTTGTGTGCGGGCGATTCTTAAACCGTGTGAAAAACATTCTTGAAGAAATGAATGCCCAAACCACTTCAATTTATTAA
- a CDS encoding alpha-ketoacid dehydrogenase subunit beta — protein sequence MPVMTYIQAVTTALKEEMQRDDNVFILGEDVGKKGGVFRATDGLYDEFGEARVLDTPLAESAIAGVGIGAAMYGKRPVAEMQFADFIMPAVNQIISEASRLRYRSNNDWSCPITIRAPYGGGVHGALYHSQSVEAVFANQPGLKIVMPSTPYDVKGLLKAAIRDNDPVLFFEHKRAYRLLKGEVPEEDYVLPIGKADVKREGSDITIITYGLCVQFALQAAEKLAEEGIDAHILDLRTIYPLDQEAIIEAAQKTGKVLLITEDNKEGSILGEVAAIISENCLFDLDAPIQRLAGPDIPAMPYAPPMEKFFMINPDKVEKAMRELAEF from the coding sequence ATGCCAGTTATGACCTATATTCAGGCTGTGACAACAGCTCTTAAAGAAGAAATGCAACGGGATGACAATGTGTTTATTCTTGGGGAAGACGTTGGAAAGAAAGGCGGAGTGTTTCGCGCCACTGATGGCCTGTATGATGAATTTGGTGAAGCACGTGTTCTTGATACGCCGCTAGCGGAATCTGCTATTGCAGGTGTTGGGATCGGGGCAGCCATGTATGGCAAACGGCCAGTCGCGGAAATGCAATTTGCGGACTTTATTATGCCTGCTGTCAATCAGATCATTTCTGAAGCATCACGTCTCAGGTATCGATCAAACAATGATTGGTCATGCCCAATTACAATTCGTGCGCCATATGGCGGCGGCGTTCATGGCGCTTTGTATCATTCTCAGTCTGTTGAAGCGGTGTTTGCCAATCAGCCGGGATTAAAGATCGTGATGCCGTCCACACCATATGATGTAAAAGGTCTTTTAAAGGCGGCTATTCGGGATAATGATCCAGTTTTGTTTTTCGAACATAAGCGTGCTTACCGTCTGCTAAAAGGCGAGGTGCCTGAAGAAGATTATGTGCTTCCGATTGGGAAAGCAGATGTGAAGCGAGAAGGTTCCGATATCACCATTATTACTTACGGGTTATGTGTTCAATTCGCATTGCAAGCCGCTGAAAAGCTTGCCGAAGAAGGCATTGATGCACACATACTTGACTTGAGGACCATTTACCCGCTGGATCAGGAAGCGATTATTGAAGCTGCCCAAAAAACAGGTAAGGTTCTCCTGATTACTGAAGACAACAAAGAAGGCAGTATTCTAGGTGAAGTAGCAGCTATCATATCTGAAAACTGCTTGTTTGATCTTGATGCTCCAATTCAGCGTCTTGCTGGTCCGGATATTCCGGCCATGCCTTATGCACCGCCAATGGAGAAGTTTTTCATGATCAACCCGGATAAAGTTGAAAAGGCAATGCGTGAACTGGCGGAATTTTAA